DNA from Salmo salar chromosome ssa24, Ssal_v3.1, whole genome shotgun sequence:
ACACCCTGTAGCTCTCCTGgaccagggttggtgaccactactATAGAGCATAACACCAATGTTGCTCTATAATTGTCAGCTGTTAGAGTAACCACTCCTCTACTACTGCTTTACAGTATAACCCCATAGAGATAGAACAATGATATATGGTCTATGATAACTACTATTCTCTCCTGTATTCTCCTTCTAGATGGATCTGTCCCAAGTCCTCTCTAAGCCAGTCATTGTCATCCAGACATCAGAAAATGTTACCAAGCTTATCGGAGCACTCCTCAGGTACCACAGTGATGGAAAACGAAACAATACTAGTCTACACAAGGATCCCTCTCTGtgtatatatttaactaggcaagtcagttaagaacaaattcttatttacaatgacggcctacaccggccaaacccggacaacgctgggccaattgtgcaccgccctatgggactcccaatcacggccagttgtgattcagcctggaattgaaccaggatgtctgaagtgacgcctctagcactgagatgcagtgccttagaccactgcgcgaCTTGGGAGTATAGCTTTGATTGTATGAATATACTATAGCATACTGACTAATATAGAGACACTGAGGGAGTTAACTCTATGGTTTATTTCATAGGGGCCTTCATGCTACTGTGAAAATCACATACAAGACTATTCTACAGGACAACTTGGTAAGATCATCTTTTTGCCATAAACTTTATCACCTTAGAGAACAGCAAAATAGTCAGCGGACATTTCCAGTTTTCTATGCATTGTATCACTCTACTGTCCAGCTCATGTTATTACTTTGGATGTGTGTACAACCTCCTCTCTGGTGGTATTGTAGGGGGCCACCCTGACGTTGTGGTCCACGTGCGGTCTCTCCAGAGGCGGTCTGTATGGAGAGTGGCAGGGGGTCATCTGCACCGGAGAGACCAACTCGCAGGTCCAGGTGTGAACACCATGGCATACATTCAAATGAATAGGGACAACAAAATAAATAATCAATGACATTCTAACCAAAGATAATCTGATTTTTACGCTACAACTCCTCACAGGCTAGATCTAACAAATCACTGATCTGTGCAACTCGTTGCTTTTTCCTACATCTCTGTTGTGTGACAAACGTAAACAAATGATTCAGAGGTAGGTTAACATCCATGCTCGGTCCTGTTATGTGTTGTCCTCCAGAAGTACCTGCATCAGCTGTGGAACACGGTCCTACTGGTGGCTCTGATCCTCTGTACAGGGGTCATAGTTCAGGCTCGATGGCAGTACCAGGACAACCAACTCAATGACGACCTGGAGGTAGAGTTGAACCATTTTCCTCTTTTAATCATTCAGCAATTAGCAGACACACTAATCTAAAGCAAATTTAAGTAAACAGACACTGAACGACAGTATGAAAATGAGATGCTTTAAAATTAATGATGTAGAAACATTCACCATAATATTCATGACTTAATCATTCCTACAGTTACCAAAACAGGACATCCTGAAGAGACTGTCTTCCCTGAAGACCAGGATGTACCGGCAGCCCAAACCGTGGTGTGACCCAGCGCAGCTAGAGACAGACAactgtgctgtctgtctggaacagttcaacaacaaccaggtcagactgactgactcctgaggggtatactacaaagcaggatcaaggagttagccagctaacttgtcTAAATATTCTGAAATAGCATTGTTGTTTTTTACAGCTAAGCTTGACTTGGGCATGGTCAAATTGACTCAACAAAAAACTCATATCTAAGTTTATCTTTCTTAACACTAGAACCGATGGGCCTCGAGGGACCCCCCTTTCAAGTTAATGAGCAGTCATTTTAactgcaacattctaacagtgtaattaatacatttcatatatgctatcgcaaaaataataatttggttgTGTTAATGAAGGTCTTGGGTAACATTAGAATAccatttatttttaaatgtaaaataataCAGTAGCATTTTCATTATTTTGTTACTGTAGActatatgtaaaaacaaaaaaacactaaTTCAAGTGCAAAATCAATTTTATTCGTGGAGTGCCTTAGTTACAACTATGAAACGGAAAGCTTGTGTTGGAATGCGGTAACAGCTCATTTTTATTacgtcaaaataaaataaataccccATCGTCCAAGACTCACGGTCAGCAAGACGCACGGTCAGTATCCTAAACATCATTATAAGAGCAGTGTTCTTGATAAATAGCGAAAGTCGGCACAAAAGCAATAATTGCATTATAATTAATGTGTCGATATGACAGCAGTCAAAAATAGTCAATTGTCAGCTGGTGAGTGTGTTGCCTATGCTGTTTTTTTGCTTGAGATGTAGGGCCTGCTCTTTGTGATAACATTTTGTGCTGATAATCGTCCCAAAGCATTGTCACCGGCTTGTTTTATCCAAGCGGTgccgtcccttcctctctcctgtctcaccaTTTTCATTTGGTGGTGCCGCGGGCACCTGCTCAGTGTGTACTGGTCTGGCTTTTTTGCACTTAGGCCTTAGAGGTTTAGGCTGAGGCTCAGAATCAGAAGAATAATCATCAGAGATGTCATGATTCATTTCTGTGTAGTTTTCATTCAGATTTTGTAGTAACGCTAACGCAGCATGTGCATCTATTCATCTTGGTCTTCTTGCCATTGTAAAATACGCACGCTCTCACTGTGTACTCCAAATAGGCCAGAGTAGACTGATAAGACTGTTTGGATTCGATGGACTGATATAGTGTATGTATCATTTTGACATTATAATTAGAATAGATCAATAGAATGGAAAGacctgttcttcattcacaattggtgaGTACATAATTATGCATTGTTCGCTTCCCCTCGCTCATCAACTTACCCATTCTCCCCCATCATACTTTACTTTGTTTATTTCATCTGTttttatatgtgtgaaattagttttagtATAGTTTCATGACAGTTATCGGGGTGATTGTCAACAGGGCATGGCACCTTCAACTGTTGGGAAAAGGAGGGGAGCAGACCCTACTGTCGGGAGGACGAGGGGCAACGGCGGAAAACCATTAAAACAATTACATGTCCTCCTAAAACGGGTTGCAactccagttctgtttgtgatattaagatGTGTTATAAAGACTTATTTAGGCAAAGACGAAGGGGggcatatttaaaaaatatatattagcaGTCCAAATTACTGCTTTAGTGATTCCAGCGTTAATGAACCAGAAAATCAAGTTATTTctggcattttttttttttagttagcTACTGCTAACTcgttgatcctgctttgtagtatacccctctggaactactcagaaacacacacaaacatgtcatATGTTACATAGAAAGTAAGATGTATAACACATATCAATTCTGTAAATTCTACTTTAGACACGAGTGTTAGTAGTATGCTAACTCACCTGgtggtgtgtgactgtgtgttgcagtgtcTTCGCGTGCTGCCCTGCCTCCATGAGTTCCACAGGGACTGTGTGGATCCGTGGTTGCTCCTGCAGCACACCTGTCCTCTGTGTAAACGCAGCATACTCAGTAAGTTATACACCTGCcccctgtgtaaacgcagcataCTTAGTAAGAGCTCTACTTGCCTGTACACATAAGTGCAACTTTATTTGCCAAATGCAATTAACACATTTGAAATCTAATGTAGCGTTGGTGATTGTATTTGGTACCCGGGTTAATTAGCTATTCCCTTTGACTGTCATCTTGCCCTTCCATCCACAGGTAACCTCTGTAGAGACAGCTAATGGTAGCCTTGGCCCAGCTCCTCACCCCACTGACCAGGGCCCAGTTTTTAAAAACTTTTAATCTGGATCAGAATTTCGATTCTGTAATCCCCATTTTTGCTATCCAGGTTCAGATCAATCTGGCTGTTTTTGAGCCAGTTTTCAGAAAAAAATCAGATAGGATCATTCTGATCCAGATACCACAATATCAAGATCACAGAATTTGGATTTTCAGTGTTTTGAACAGGCCTAAATCTTGACATCTGCTGGACAAATTGTGGTACTACTTCTACACTGTCATAGGGTAACAGAGATGAGTAAACTACATGAATGGGGGATCAAGATAATCCAGGTTTTTGGCATAAAAACTATCCTAAAAACTATCCTAATCCAAACCTTTTAGAGTTTTGAAAATGCAAAAATGACATGATTAAAGTTCAGATTGGATTACCAAATCTTTATCCGGAGGATCATAATCACATTTTTCAGTTACATTTTTATAATCATTTTTAATCCTGTCCGAATCCGGAATCCAATCACATAACTTCTGAAAAGCTGGGCCCAGAACATTGGGATCAAGTTGTCTTGTCGTCTTTCGTGACTAGTTTTCAGTAACAGTTCCAGACCACACCTCTTCTTCTTGCACTGGATTGTGGGCGGGGGAGCTTCTCCCAGCAGCTGGCCTTCTTATTGGACAAtgttgacctctgaccttttAGGGACAGCCAATCCTGAAGCAGCTTCACTTATCTATGTGGTACTGTAAAACAAATGTTACTGTACCAGTGTTGAAACAAACAGTACATTCTTCCTGGGATAACATACCGTACAATGACGTTACTCTattctctcccaccctcctctcttGCTGCATGTGTGATAGAGTACTGGTGCCTCATGGTGAAAGTGTCTATACATGTCAGGCATTCTAATGTTCTGTTAATCTGTAGTGGAATTCCATGTATGTTCTTTACAGGGAAATTAAAGTCCAAGGCATTTTAATGTGAAAAAATAAGATATAGCTTGGTTAAGTTGTATTTGCATGGATGTTAAATGCAATATGGTACAAAGCATGGTTAACAGTGTGTTGCTAACTGGCATCAAAACACATCTGGTCATTTGGGGCCCATATTCCACCATATCACAGGGTCAGTATAATCTCAAAAGTTAATTTAAATTTGTATAGATGGACTAATTTCATCCAGACTATTGTCTACTTAAGGAATACAATTTCAAAGTTTGTGTTAATTCTGAACTAATTGGAATAAGGGTGGGGAGAGAATTATATTGTTACTCCTACTTTTGTTAAACTCTGTAGAAAGACTGCTCTGTGAGGTAAATGCCTTATTCACCAGATAACCAGAGTAGctgtacagagacagacagcatgtTACAAACACATCTGCACTTAAGAGTGTACTACTTGACAGTACTTATTTTAGAAATCCTTTATGTAGTCCTTAAATAGTTTTATTATAAACCAGTGACCTTGCAGAACTGAAACAGACTTGACCTTGGCTAACCAATGAGTATAGCATGGAAAGGTGAAAGGTCAAATGGAGTCATTTGTATCACTTTCACTCAACcacaggccttcattgtaaataagaatttgttcttaactgacttgcctggttaaataaaataaaatctagcAACGCCTTATAGGGAAATGTGAATACTCTAAATGCTTCCTACCATCAGCTAATTACTTGAGTAATATAGCTGCCGTTTCCATCTTTCACCATCCTACGGTATTATGTTGCCACTAGAACACTTTAAAGTCAACGCTCAGTTCACACAAAAATACTCCATTGGAAGAGCTCTAACCACagtattaaatgtatttattattttgtttgttcTTAAGAGCTTCAAAAAGCAAATTGTAATGTTTCTATTTTTTATAAAAATGCTCTTATAGATCTTTCTATAGGATTCTTTTGTTATAAAGTAGTTGTCCATGGCGAGTCAGAAGCCTCTTGAAGCTGTTCGATGCCAAATGTCCCTCAGACAGACCTCTTAGGCTGCACTTCCAAACACACACCGACTGTTGTTATAGCAGCTCACTTTTTGGGTTGAGGCTGAACCATGGTGGGTGGGGATTGGCTGGGTGAGGAGATATGAACTACCACAGACACTTTCACTTCGTTCAGACATTGCACACACACGCTGCCACCCCTGGTCCTGGTCTGCCTGTCAGTTTGATGTCTAGTCCTGTCACTGACATTCATTGTTCTTCCAGATCCAGCGGTTTCAGACTGACAGTCAGGCCGGTCGCACTGGTTCTCTTGTCCTATTGGAGTCTCCCTCT
Protein-coding regions in this window:
- the rnf215 gene encoding RING finger protein 215 isoform X3; its protein translation is MSASCCYFTVVFLVSAPSFLSCLLVTGAQVALVEILLRERPDVSTVLQGEVLEANWESSSVPEKHNQQEHDLEGDLILVQDEEPQVSRGKGGGVQAKDQEPWIGVVPVKVEESKASTAGNSQESFAAAVVNKMDLSQVLSKPVIVIQTSENVTKLIGALLRGLHATVKITYKTILQDNLGATLTLWSTCGLSRGGLYGEWQGVICTGETNSQVQKYLHQLWNTVLLVALILCTGVIVQARWQYQDNQLNDDLELPKQDILKRLSSLKTRMYRQPKPWCDPAQLETDNCAVCLEQFNNNQCLRVLPCLHEFHRDCVDPWLLLQHTCPLCKRSILSNLCRDS
- the rnf215 gene encoding RING finger protein 215 isoform X1, producing the protein MSASCCYFTVVFLVSAPSFLSCLLVTGAQVALVEILLRERPDVSTVLQGEVLEANWESSSVPEKHNQQEHDLEGDLILVQDEEPQVSRGKGGGVQAKDQEPWIGVVPVKVEESKASTAGNSQESFAAAVVNKMKRALVLGASALIILALNQNTIREMDLSQVLSKPVIVIQTSENVTKLIGALLRGLHATVKITYKTILQDNLGATLTLWSTCGLSRGGLYGEWQGVICTGETNSQVQKYLHQLWNTVLLVALILCTGVIVQARWQYQDNQLNDDLELPKQDILKRLSSLKTRMYRQPKPWCDPAQLETDNCAVCLEQFNNNQCLRVLPCLHEFHRDCVDPWLLLQHTCPLCKRSILSNLCRDS
- the rnf215 gene encoding RING finger protein 215 isoform X2, with product MSASCCYFTVVFLVSAPSFLSCLLVTGAQVALVEILLRERPDVSTVLQGEVLEANWESSSVPEKHNQQEHDLEGDLILVQDEEPQVSRGKGGGVQAKDQEPWIGVVPVKVEESKASTAGNSQESFAAAVVNKMKRALVLGASALIILALNQNTIREMDLSQVLSKPVIVIQTSENVTKLIGALLRGLHATVKITYKTILQDNLGATLTLWSTCGLSRGGLYGEWQGVICTGETNSQVQYLHQLWNTVLLVALILCTGVIVQARWQYQDNQLNDDLELPKQDILKRLSSLKTRMYRQPKPWCDPAQLETDNCAVCLEQFNNNQCLRVLPCLHEFHRDCVDPWLLLQHTCPLCKRSILSNLCRDS